From Coregonus clupeaformis isolate EN_2021a unplaced genomic scaffold, ASM2061545v1 scaf0112, whole genome shotgun sequence:
ATGGAATCCCGCGGCGGACGGTACATGTTACAGTGGTGCCGTGACTCAGATCCCAGAGTTGATGTCTATCATCTGCTGAGGTTGCTGCGGAAAAGAAGGAGGTCAGAGGGAGGTGCATGTAGAGGATGGTAGCTAACGGATGCTAGCTTAGCATCACACATTGACACAATGATGATGATGTCACCTTCCCGGAGACCTGAGGTAGTGTCTCCCCCGTACCACAACAGCTCAGTTTTCTGTTTCTATAGCAGTATTAACGGAGACTATGGAGTACATTGTGTTGTTGTGAAACATGGTATCGAATCCTGGAGCGGACTGGTACATGTTACATGTGCGTGTCTTTGTGTTAGCTCAGCATACAGTGCTGTGCCATGAAATGTTCAGCTTCATCATTCTTCCACTTCTTCTGCCTTATTCTTCTGCTTACTTTGGTGTTGAGTTTTCCTGtaagtgtggttgtgtgtgtttgtgtgtgtgtgtgtgtgtgtgtgtgtgtgtgtgtgtgtgtgtgtgtgtgtgtgtgtgtgtgtgtgtgtgtaactgccCCCTGGTGTTTGTATGAGGTGTATGAGTTGTGTTGACGTCTGTGTCTCCACAGAGCCCCCGGTCACCATCACCAAGCTGCTGGACGACGTGCACGTAGTGGTGGGAGAGAAGGTGGAGTTTGAGTgtgaggtgtcagaggaaggagcCAACGTCAAATGGTGAGGGACTCATACTAATACCCTTTTTAGTCAAATGACTAAGTAACTAATCAatcaatctatctatctatcaatctCTGTTACAGCTgtggcatttgtgtgtgtatgtgtctctcacAACTGTTAAACACTAtttctatgtctgtgtgtgtttcaccCATTCTCaggatgaaagatggagttgagcTGACCAAGGATGGGAAGTACAGGATAAAGAAGGATGGGAAGAAACACACTCTGGTCATCAGTGAAGCAACCATAGAGGACATCGGAATGTACTATGTTTACACTAACGGGGGAGAATCCAAAGGAGAACTGGAAGTGGAAGGTACCACTTTCAGATATCATACAGTATACTAAAAAAGTTAATTTTTTATTAACTTCATTTTCGGAAGAGTCCGAaatgctttctctctctgctttcttttctgtctctttctgctttcttttctgtctctttctgttttcttttctgtctctttctgctTTATTTTCTGTatctttccctctccttcccttcatctctgCCCCTGGTGCTCAGCCAAGGAGCTGGAGGTTCTGCAGAGTATAGCTGACCTGTCGGTGAAGGCGTGTGAACAGGCCGTGTTCAAGTGTGAGGTGTCTGATGAGAAGGTGGTGGGCAAGTGGTTCAAGGACGGTGTGGAGGTCAAACCCGGCAACCGCATCAAGATGTCACACATCGGAAGGTATGGCGTCACATTGCTGGGGCTTTGGGGGGTCATTGAGTTTAAATAACTTCAGACAGGCTTGAACATCCTCAAATTCTCCTTCTCCATGGGACCTTGTCAGTACAGTACATATTCTATTTTTGACTTGATTTTGCATTATGGAGCATGTTGCAAGGGTAACTGTGCTTTGCATAATTGTGGGTCACTGCGAGTGTCTGTTGTCTCCTTGGTAACATTGGGTTGCCGTTTGTTCTCCAGGATCCACAAGCTGACGATTGATGACGTGAAGCCGCAGGACGAAGGAAACTACACCTTTGTCCCTGAAGGATACGCACTCTCCCTCTCCGCTAAACTCAACTTcattggtgagagagagagagagagagactctcctAAGTTTTACTGAGTACAATGAAGCAGAGCCTACATTTAAATGATACTGATTCATGTGTTTTCCCTGTTTCCCTCAGAAATCAAGATTGACTATGTTCCACGCCAAGGTAGGTGTGGCTATTGTCTCCTATCATCCGTTGGCGTTACCTATTTATTACACTGTATTTAATACTGTGATAATCACCCAGGACCACCCGTCCCTCACTGACATTCCTCCGCCCCTCACAGACCCTCCCAAAATTCACCTGGACACCAGTAGCACGGGCAGCAAGAACACTATTGTTGTGGTGGCTGGCAACAAGCTCCGCCTTGATGTGGAGATCACAGGAGAGCCTGTCCCCACCGTGTGTTGGATGAAAGGAGACACTGTGAGGATCTAGTATTTCTGTTACatcctcctcacacacacacatcaaacccCTGCCCCAGCATGCCTCTCTAAGGAAGGGGGGCATCAAAGGCAGGGTGTCACTCACATTAACCAACCATTAGACCATGCAAGACTCTGAGAGAAAGATGAAATAGTGTGTCCAGGTTACACCCAGTAGCTGAATCACCAGACAGTGTCAGTCCAGTAGTCTAAGTGCCCTCCCTGTTCCTGTCTCTAGGTGATATCGGAGGCGGAGGGCAGAGTGAGGGTGGAGACCAGGACCACTCTGAGCAGCTTTGTCATTGAGGGGGCGGAGAGGCCAGACGAGGGCCGGTACTCCATCATAGTGACCAACCCAGCCGGAGAGGACAGGGCTGAGCTCACCATCAAGATCGTTGGTCAgtggtactctctctctcctctctcccctctctctttccagtcTACTACTCTCCCCTCTTCACTTCTGTCCCCTTGCCTTTCCTGCTCTCCTCTTTCCCCCAcatctccctgctctctcctttttctctctctataaTTTGTTCTCCCCTTCTTATGCAATAGAGGTaaacatatatttaaaaaacaattCAGTAAGAGTGATTCAATAATAGATGTGACATTAATTGACATTAAGTTAGAACCCATTCTGAGCTGGTGAGAACATAGCCACCCCTATGTCCTGTCCTGACTgtttctcctgtcccctccagaTGTGCCTAACCCTCCAGAGAACGTCAAGTGTATGGGAGTTGGCGAGGACACAGCCACCATTACATGGGATCCCCCCAAATTTGATGGGGGTTCGCCCGTCAAAGGTGCACCTTTCCTATTTTTACATCTATCTATTAAGCTATCAATCTCTCTTTCCTCATGGTTATCAGCTATCTGTTAATCTCTCTCATTACATTGGTAAAATCTAATGATGTCGTTCTGTGATGATGTCGCTCTATGATTATGTAATGTCGCTCTGTGATGTCACTCTGATGATGTCAGACTGTAATGATGTAATGTTGCTCTGTGATGATGTCACTCGCAGGCTACCTGATGGAGAGGAAGAAGCAGGGTTCCTCCAGGTGGACCAAGCTGAACTTTGAGGTGTTTGAGTCAACCACGTACGAGGCTAAGAAGATGATTGAGGGTGTTTTTTATGAGATGAGGGTGTTTGCTGTCAATGGGATCGGCATCTCCCAGCCCAGCGGCAACTCCAAGCCCTTCATGCCCATCGGTGGGTAGACACTTATTACTAGAGCAGTGGAGAGGAGCCTTTCAATCTCCTGATACTCTACTTATACAGTttacctctgtcttcctctccttttatctattctctctctgcctctgtctctcagcCCCTACCAGTGAGCCCACTCGTCTGACGGTGGAGGATGTGACAGACAGCACCTGTGCCCTGAAGTGGCGTCCACCAGAGAGGGTTGGAGCAGGGGGCGTTGACGGGTACATAATCGAGTGGTGCAAAGAAGGAGGTGAAGGAGGATTTTGGGGTTGCAGAATAATATTATAATTTCTTCTAATTCACTAATCTCTCCCATAAAATTCCTCTGTAGAATTCCTATAAAACTCTATAGATAAACCATCTCATTTCTAAGTGGATGATAATGAATGCTCTTCTGCTATTGGTCCATCCCTTAGAGGATAACTGGGTGGTGGCCAATAAGGAGCCAGTGGACAAGAACACGTACCGTGTGAAGGGGCTGCCAACAGGAGAGAAGCTCTTGTTCAGAGTGGTGGCTATGAATATCGCTGGACGCAGCCCCCCCTGCACCTTGAAACAGTCTGTCACCATCAGAGAGATCATGGGTCAGACTCACACGCTTGCatggacgcacgcacacacacacttctccatagacctctgacacacacagtaaacacacCCACTTCCATTACTTCTATGTTGAcattcctctctgtctccctccatgtctcagaGTACCCAAAGATCCGCCTGCCTCGCCAGCTAAGAACCAAGTTCATCAGGAAAGTGGGCGAGAAGATCAACTTGGTCATCCCCTTCCaggtctgagaacagccagcacCACACAGTAGTAACCTTCCCCGGGCTAGAGACAGGGCTGACTTCATGTTAGCTGGGTCTCAGTGTGTGAAAAGAAGAGCAAACATTGTCCTGTAATGCCAAAACTAAACAGTCAGAAAATGAGATATTCTTGCCAGTCAACACCTTTCTCTCTTTTGGGTGttcctcctccacttctcctgtaGCAGCGTCTCACTCTTTAATTCAGTAAATATTTTTCCCCCCAGGGGAAGCCTCGCCCCGTGGTCAACTGGTTGAAAGACGGTGAGCCCCTGGAGAATAAATCGGTGGGCATCCGCACCAGTGACTTTGACACCATCCTGTTCATCCGCTCGGCAGAAAGGGACCACTCTGGGAAGTACACCCTGTCTGTCCAGATAGACAACATGCAGGACAAGGCTGACATACACATCCAGGTCGTAGGTCAGTCACTGGCACCAACATCATtggggatctggtcaaaagtagtgcactatatagggaatagggttccatttgggatgcaagctaTATATAACTGTATGTCTCCGCTCACCCTTCAGTGACTATACCTAGTATGTTTTACTACTTATTACAGTCAAATATGGAGCCAGTATGATGCAATGACTTAAATCTAGGATGACACCCCAGAGTTTAATTTGATGATAATTCCTCATTTAATCCTCGGAGGGGATCTAAGACTCCAAAGGAGGGTGGGAATCATCAAAGAGGCTGAttagtctcttcctctcctcttctcaatcCTTCCCTCCTGCCCTGACTGCCACCGTACCGTCGctttgctccctccctcccctctttccccTCGTTCCTGCTCCTCTTAGCACCCGTGTGAGGGTCAGGGTGCTGTGTGGCTGGGTGGGGAGATTATGCGGTGGGGTTCCGTTGGGATTATTGGTGTGTAGACTGGGAGTAGGGTGGGATTAGGGGCCTTGGTCTCCTTTCCCCTGCTGGGAGGTGAGCTAATGAGAGGGCCAGCCTCTTCAGATCAGCCCCCACACACGTTTagtcacagcagcagcagcacggcAGAGACCAGGATTAATGACAAACATCCTGGAGTACTGACGTACATGAGACACACTCCACATGCTCCATTTtcgctgtctgtttgtctgttaaaagagatctctctctctctctgacacacagatGTACTTCCTCCTTCCTACtttttcctcctttcctctccctctctccctatctccctctcgctctcgctctccccccctccccacacacagacAAGCCAGGTCCTCCTATAAATGTGATGGTAACAGATGTGTGGGGCTTCAACGCTGCTCTGGAGTGGAAGCCCCCCAAAGACACAGGCAACACTGATATCACCGGCTACACCATCCAGAAGGCTGACAAGAAGACCCAGGTCTCCAActccctcctctgtctttcctcatctctctctatagCTCTCTCTTTCTATACTGTGTATCCACCTCACCTCTCCTTCTCtgccctcacttccctcatcCTCTGTTCTCAAACATCTGCCTCTATATATCcacatctcctctccttctttttcaACCTCTCTACTTCTCTGTAAACAtcttcctttttctctctctccctccctccctctccctctccctctccttctctctctggtcAGGGTTGGTTCACGGTGTATGAGCACAACCGCCGGCCCAGCTGCACAGTGTCTGACCTTGTCATGGGGAACGAGTACTCCTTCCGTGTGTTCAGTGAGAACATCTGTGGCCTGAGCGATGAGGTGGCCTTCAGCAAGAACACTGCCATCATAGGAAAAACAGGTAATACACTACAATGCTACACCATACTATAGCCCCTGTGCATGCTCACGCAAACACGCGCTCACAATCGCTGCGCAAATGTAGCCTGTCATTACAGCCATAAACAGTGATACACTTTCAAAATGCAAGATATAGAAATAAACTGTGTTTTACACCAGCATTTTGAGATGAAGGTCATTCATAGCTAATAGCAGccaatatcaactagggatatcatgtcacttctctggagtccagagcaagcagGATCATATGGCCTACCTGTATGTATCGGAGGTTGCAGGATCGGATGGAAACCATGGTTAGGGTAAGCACAAGCCTATAGTATGTCAATCtacaatctactatcccccatagtacaaaagttcacctattctattggtcaacttggCCTTCTGTGTGAGAAAGAAATATTCCAAActtagtctgggacagttgtgggatgcgatagatcccaaattaatacaaccactagcatcagaAAACgttttaaaagcaatgaggctgatgcaacagatcagaacgtttagtttaaaatgttgataaactattaggctatttcttcacattataagcgcagcaatgtgcacatgacagtaggctataagcgcaaatgttccaaaatgcaatcaattagcaggaaaacaccattctcaaaagtaaCCGCAAATgagattatgcatgtaatgctttattataaaggtgcatttttatggtgaaaattatcttctccaaacttgaaactcacgcgccccctatgtatgccagttagactCTACACTggttgtaaagtggattaatgtgcttaattttaataagttatttggccactttagttgtatgatacaaaccttatcaaaacatataagcctatgggctaggctacatgaggtgttaaTTTTTAAAAGTTGCATgcgtttcttgccttactgcacacaacctgggcatcattcacaagtatATATCACAAGTGAATATTAAAATTATCAATTAAATCGCCAGGTAGCCTATTGTTCTGGCAAATATGTGTTCGTAGCAGATTGCTAAACTTTATTTTATGTGGATGATTTAAACGTACTATGCTTTTGCCAGGCAAAACCAGAGACATTTTAACAAGTGCTTtctggtcactaatctggatATACACCCACCTTTGTGTGTCAAtgctgatgactggtcattggtcaacagtAAAGACGCGCAACTTTTTGGTTCTGAAGCATAGATAAGATGTTTTTGAGACAACAATTTGGTGCAATACCGTAGGCCTATGTTAGTAACCATTTTGAAATATAAAATTACAAATGGTATGTAGCTGATTTAAAatatgtgtgattttttttttttcacattcAGTTTCAAACTCGTGACCCCCCAAAACCTTCTCGCGACCCCCCGGGGTTTCGGGACCCCCAGTTTGAGAACCActgtactacactacactacaccatactaTACCAAATGTAGTATGTAGTTATAATAGGGTAACATGATataccatgtggtcctctgtagctcagttgataaagCTAAAGCATGccgcttgtaatgccaggatagtgggttcgattcctgggaccccccaaacgtaaaatgtatgcacggatgactgtaagtccctttggataaaagcacctgctaaatggcatttattattattattattattattattattattattattattattattattatatagcctGCTAAACACAGCCATCACAGTCCCCATCCATATCCACCCCCCTCCCTCAGATCTGGAGTACAACAAACCAGCCTTCAAAGAGAAGGACATGAGAGGCTCCCCCAAGTTTACAGCTCCCCTAGTGGACAGGTGTGTCGTTGCAGGCTACAGTACTGCCATCAGCTGTGCTGTCCGGGCCTACCCTAAGGTGAGGATGTGTGCGGGGGGGTGTTTAAGTGTGTTTGTAATTAGGTGTGTGTTGGGAGAGCGAGAACTAAAAGCTGTTTGAAGGTGCGTTTGTGTGTCACaagctatgtttccattaacttgtccagtgattttttttgacattttgaaagtttgcatagaaaatagatgcgaCAATTGCCTGCTAGGGTGCGTTTCCATTTAACTATCTTGTGTCGATAAAATGTTAGGTGTGACGTAATGATGTCACACCTAAAATACAAATGTAGTGGTTGAAatgtttccattacccatttaggcaaattTCACATTAATAAATTGGCAACAGCCTgaatgccctcccacctatctgtttcatgttTCAGGTAGCCCGCgactaatacagtgcattcggaacgtattcagaccccttcacttttttccacattttgttacattacagccttattctaaaattgattaaattgtttcttcccctcctcaatctacacacaataccccataatgacaaagcaaaaacaggtttttagacatttttaaacatttattaaaaataaaaaacggaaatatcacatttacagaagtattcagaccctttactcagtactttgttgaagcacctttggcagtgattacagcctcgaatcttctagggtatgacgctacaagcttggcacacctgtatttggggagtttctcccattcttctctgcagatcctttcaagctctgtcaggttgaatggggagcgtcgctgcacagctatattcaggtctctccaaagatgttcgatcgggttcaagtccgggatctggcttggccactcaaggacattgagagatttgtcccgaagccactcctgcgtagtcttggctgtgtgcttagggtcgttgtcctgttggaaggtgaaccttcgccccagtctgaggtcctgagtgctctggagcaggttttcatcaaggatctctctgtactttgctccgttcatctttccctcgatcctgacttgtctcccagtccctgccgctgaaaaacatccccacagcatgatgctgccaccaccatgcttcaccgtagggatggtgccaggtttcctccagacgtgacgcttggcattcaggccaaagagttcaatcttggtttcatcagaccagataatcttgtttctcatggtctgagagtcctttaggtgccttttggcaaaccccaagcgggcagtcatgtgtcttttactgaggagttgcttccttctggccactctaccataaaggcctgattggtggagtgctgcagagatggttgtccttctggaaggttctcccatctccacagaggaactctggagctctgtcagagtgaccatcgggttcttggtcacctccctgaccaagtcccttctcccccgattgctcagtttggccgggcggccagctctaggaagagtcttggtggttccaaacttcttccatttaagaatgatggaggccactgtgttcttggggaccttcaatgctgcagaaatgttttggtacccttccacagatctgtgcctcgacacaatcctgtctcggagctctacggacaattccatcgacctcatggcttggtttttgctctgacatgcactgtcaactgtgggaccttatatagacaggtgtgtgcctttacaaattatgtccaatcaattgaatttaccacaggtggactccaatcaagttgtagtgtggtgggtgatttgaaggagtcaggcgcaggagggtaaatcacagaatacagagtttattccggaatacagagttacgcaggatagcgtcaaacagtccagtgcgcaaaacaggcgcactggagcaaaacaggcacacagggaaaatataccccggcaatacaaaacaCACGAAGCTCAACCAACCTTCTCTCTCCTCACATGAatcaatcacccacaaggacaagggggcagagggaacacttatacacatactaatgaggggatatgaaccaggtgtgtgtaatagacaagacaaaacaaatggaatgatgagatgagatgtggctagaaggccggtgattacgaacgccgaagcctgcccgaacaaggagaagaagTCGTGacgtggaaacatctcaaggatgaccaatggaaacaggatgcacctgagctcattttcgagtctcatagcaaagagtctgaatacttatgtaaataaggtttttcagttttttctaaaaacctgttttcgctttgtcattatggggtattgtgtgtacattgatgaggattattatttttttaaatcaattttagaataaggctgtaacgtaacaaaatgtgtaagaagtaaaggggtctgaatactttccgaaggcactgtatttgccatattctaataattatcATATGCCAACGTATTGCCATGgtccgtgccatggtgaaacttgcactcctgtagatctgaaataattggatggtgaaacttgccagAAAAGCAAGGCTAAGCAATTCAGGAATTcctgaaagtcaggacaatccaTGTGTtgcaaataaacattatttttgtacactgaacaaaaatataaacacaactgagctgcagttcatataaggaaatcagtcaattgaaatgaattcattatgccctaatctatggatttcacatgactgggaatacagatatgcatcagataccttaaaaaaaaaaagtaggggcgtggttcagaaaaccaatcagtatctggtgtgaccaccatttacctcatgcagtgcgacacatctcattcacatagagttgatcaggctgttgattttggcctgtggaatgttgtcccactcctcttcaatggctgtgtgaagttgctggttTTTGGCGGGAagtggaacacgctgttgtacacgtcgatccagagcatcccaaacatgctcaatgggtgacatgtctggggagtatgcaggccatggaagaacttaaACATTTTCacacttccaggaattgtgtacagatccttgcgacatggggtcgtgcattatcatgctgaaacttgaggtgatggcggtggatgaatggcacgacaatgggcctcaggatctcatcccggtatctctttgcattcaaattgccatcgataaaatgcagttgtgtttgttgtccgtagcttatgcctgcccatacaataaccccaccgccaccatggggcactctgttcacaacgttgacatcagctcgcccacacgacaccatacacgctgtctgccatctgcccggtacagttgaaaccgggattcatccgtgaatagcactcgaaggtgagcatttgcccactgaactcggttacgacgccgaactgcaggcaggtcaagaccctggtgtggacgacgagcacgcagatgagcttccctaagacagtttctgacagtttgtgcagaaattcttcggttgtacaaacccacagtttcatcagctgttcgggtggctggtctcagactatcccgcaggggaagaagcctgatgtggatgtcctgggctggtctaaaacaactttggaggcagcttatggtagagaaattaacattccattttctgccaacagctctggtggacattcctgcagtcagcatgccacttgcacactccctcaaaacttgagacatctgtggcattgtgttgtgacaaaactgcacattttttagtgtccttttattgtcccaagcacaaggtccacctgtgtaatgatcatgctgtttaatcagcttcttgatataccacacctgtcagctggatggattatcttggcaaatgagaaatgctcactaacagggatgtaaacaaatctgtgcacTAAATATGagctaaataagctttttgtgcatatggaaaatttctgggatcttttatttcagatcatgaaacatgggaccaacactttacacgttgcatttatatttttgttcagtgtagttgaaaAAATGTATATTGTAAGCAGTATACATATaattaaatgtggagtggagctttataGTTACACTATGACATCATGTGCCCCGCGTTCCTTCAAAATGATTCGGCAATCATCATTTATTAAAAAAACACAGTATCCATCGTCATTTGTCGCAAtaaagaatgtttaaaaaaatgaaaaatccACCCGTCAAATGGATAGAACTGTTGTCgatctttagaaaatgtctcctatatctgccgtttccattacacaCGACATTGCTTTTGTCTAATAAACCGGGGTCAATGGAAAATTGCCTAATGAGTGGGTGATTATATTTCAAGGCCAAATGTTGCCCCAATTaaattccctccctcctctcttaaccccccctcttccccctctcttcacCTCAGGCTAAGATTGTGTGGATGAAGAATAAGATGATCATTGGGGAGGATCCTAAATTCTTGATGCAGAACAACCAGGGGGTGTTGACCCTGAACATCAGGAAGCCCGGCCAGTTTGACGGGGGCAAGTACTCCTGTAAGGCCATCAACGACCTGGGGGAGGACGAGGTGGAGTGCAGGCTGGAAGTCCGaggtactgacacacacacactgtcatgcATGCACAGATAgatgtgcacaaacacacacacacactacaactcCTATCATGCTCAGCCTGAGACATACTTTTATTGGCAGTCAATAGTTGTCTAACTAATCATCAGTTATCATCAGTTAAACCCATTATTACAAAGCTGGTCATGTATTCACGATCTATGACTTATGATTATCGCTTGTTGGGAACACTGATAGTATGTCGTTTTTCCTAACAAGATTAAATGTAGAGATTGTGCGTG
This genomic window contains:
- the LOC121568909 gene encoding myosin-binding protein C, fast-type-like isoform X4 — encoded protein: MPEAKKPEAEPEEIAAKTDKAAAAPADKEARSAIEDGVTDEAQPAPEEGSEGGDELLSDSEELPDDETVPGGQSELTGLFVERPESTTVIKGKNVTFVAKVDSSDLLRKPNMKWLKGKWLDLGSKAGKHVQFKEAYDRNSKVYTYEMSIIKVVEGDAGGYRCEVTSKDKCDSCTFEVTVEAVQEEQPANILDAFKRSGIKGAKKGGDAGEDAGDLDFSALLKKREKKARDEPKEEVDVWEILKDAKPCDYEKIAFDYGITDLRGLLKRLKKMKKVEPKKSDAFLKKLEQCYSVDKGKRTQMHVELHDPNTQVKWLKNGVEIKPSAKYVFECVGNKRTLTINKCNLSDDAAYECVVGEEKSFTEVFVKEPPVTITKLLDDVHVVVGEKVEFECEVSEEGANVKWMKDGVELTKDGKYRIKKDGKKHTLVISEATIEDIGMYYVYTNGGESKGELEVEAKELEVLQSIADLSVKACEQAVFKCEVSDEKVVGKWFKDGVEVKPGNRIKMSHIGRIHKLTIDDVKPQDEGNYTFVPEGYALSLSAKLNFIEIKIDYVPRQDPPKIHLDTSSTGSKNTIVVVAGNKLRLDVEITGEPVPTVCWMKGDTVISEAEGRVRVETRTTLSSFVIEGAERPDEGRYSIIVTNPAGEDRAELTIKIVDVPNPPENVKCMGVGEDTATITWDPPKFDGGSPVKGYLMERKKQGSSRWTKLNFEVFESTTYEAKKMIEGVFYEMRVFAVNGIGISQPSGNSKPFMPIAPTSEPTRLTVEDVTDSTCALKWRPPERVGAGGVDGYIIEWCKEGEDNWVVANKEPVDKNTYRVKGLPTGEKLLFRVVAMNIAGRSPPCTLKQSVTIREIMEYPKIRLPRQLRTKFIRKVGEKINLVIPFQGKPRPVVNWLKDGEPLENKSVGIRTSDFDTILFIRSAERDHSGKYTLSVQIDNMQDKADIHIQVVDKPGPPINVMVTDVWGFNAALEWKPPKDTGNTDITGYTIQKADKKTQGWFTVYEHNRRPSCTVSDLVMGNEYSFRVFSENICGLSDEVAFSKNTAIIGKTDLEYNKPAFKEKDMRGSPKFTAPLVDRCVVAGYSTAISCAVRAYPKAKIVWMKNKMIIGEDPKFLMQNNQGVLTLNIRKPGQFDGGKYSCKAINDLGEDEVECRLEVRVLQEKKGDEEKK
- the LOC121568909 gene encoding myosin-binding protein C, fast-type-like isoform X1 → MPEAKKPEAEPEEIAAKTDKAAAAPADKAKPAEDHEARSAIEDGVTDEAQPAPEEGSEGGDELLSDSEELPDDETVPGGQSELTGLFVERPESTTVIKGKNVTFVAKVDSSDLLRKPNMKWLKGKWLDLGSKAGKHVQFKEAYDRNSKVYTYEMSIIKVVEGDAGGYRCEVTSKDKCDSCTFEVTVEAVQEEQPANILDAFKRSGIKGAKKGGDAGEDAGDLDFSALLKKREKKARDEPKEEVDVWEILKDAKPCDYEKIAFDYGITDLRGLLKRLKKMKKVEPKKSDAFLKKLEQCYSVDKGKRTQMHVELHDPNTQVKWLKNGVEIKPSAKYVFECVGNKRTLTINKCNLSDDAAYECVVGEEKSFTEVFVKEPPVTITKLLDDVHVVVGEKVEFECEVSEEGANVKWMKDGVELTKDGKYRIKKDGKKHTLVISEATIEDIGMYYVYTNGGESKGELEVEAKELEVLQSIADLSVKACEQAVFKCEVSDEKVVGKWFKDGVEVKPGNRIKMSHIGRIHKLTIDDVKPQDEGNYTFVPEGYALSLSAKLNFIEIKIDYVPRQDPPKIHLDTSSTGSKNTIVVVAGNKLRLDVEITGEPVPTVCWMKGDTVISEAEGRVRVETRTTLSSFVIEGAERPDEGRYSIIVTNPAGEDRAELTIKIVDVPNPPENVKCMGVGEDTATITWDPPKFDGGSPVKGYLMERKKQGSSRWTKLNFEVFESTTYEAKKMIEGVFYEMRVFAVNGIGISQPSGNSKPFMPIAPTSEPTRLTVEDVTDSTCALKWRPPERVGAGGVDGYIIEWCKEGEDNWVVANKEPVDKNTYRVKGLPTGEKLLFRVVAMNIAGRSPPCTLKQSVTIREIMEYPKIRLPRQLRTKFIRKVGEKINLVIPFQGKPRPVVNWLKDGEPLENKSVGIRTSDFDTILFIRSAERDHSGKYTLSVQIDNMQDKADIHIQVVDKPGPPINVMVTDVWGFNAALEWKPPKDTGNTDITGYTIQKADKKTQGWFTVYEHNRRPSCTVSDLVMGNEYSFRVFSENICGLSDEVAFSKNTAIIGKTDLEYNKPAFKEKDMRGSPKFTAPLVDRCVVAGYSTAISCAVRAYPKAKIVWMKNKMIIGEDPKFLMQNNQGVLTLNIRKPGQFDGGKYSCKAINDLGEDEVECRLEVRVLQEKKGDEEKK